The proteins below are encoded in one region of Nocardioides marmorisolisilvae:
- the thiC gene encoding phosphomethylpyrimidine synthase ThiC, which translates to MTVHEAHTRVLVEGPRPGSRPDVQVPVTRVALTNGEIFDRYSTEGPGSDPEAGLPRLRETWIAERADTTTYDGRQTGLPDNGRAAVRRGSARAEWPGDTARPRRSVDGARVTQMHYARAGLVTPEMEFVAVRENCDVELVRAEVASGRAIIPANVNHPESEPMVIGRRFLVKVNANIGNSAVTSSIAEEVDKLTWAITWGADTVMDLSTGDDIHTTREWILRNSPVPIGTVPIYQALEKVDGQADRLTWEIFRDTVIEQCEQGVDYMTIHAGVLLRYVPLTANRVTGIVSRGGSIMAGWCLAHHEENFLYIHFDELCEIFARYDVSFSLGDGLRPGSVADANDEAQLSELRTLAELTTRAWQYDVQVMVEGPGHVPLNLVEENVVLQQDLCHGAPFYTLGPLATDIAPGYDHITSAIGAAAIATHGTAMLCYVTPKEHLGLPNRDDVRVGVVTYKLAAHAADIAKGHPGARAWDDALSKARFEFRWRDQFALALDPQTAESYHDETLPAESAKTAHFCSMCGPKFCSMKISQDVRDRFGDPDPDLAMKQKSAEFLELGGSVYVQP; encoded by the coding sequence ATGACCGTCCACGAAGCCCACACTCGCGTCCTCGTCGAAGGACCCCGCCCCGGAAGTCGGCCCGACGTGCAAGTGCCGGTCACTCGGGTCGCCCTGACCAACGGCGAGATCTTCGACCGCTACAGCACCGAGGGCCCCGGCTCCGACCCGGAGGCCGGCCTGCCCAGGCTGCGGGAGACCTGGATCGCCGAACGCGCCGACACCACCACCTACGACGGCCGCCAGACGGGGCTGCCTGACAACGGCCGGGCGGCAGTGCGCCGCGGCAGCGCCCGCGCGGAGTGGCCCGGAGACACGGCACGGCCACGGCGGTCCGTCGACGGCGCGCGTGTCACGCAGATGCACTACGCGCGGGCCGGCCTGGTCACCCCGGAGATGGAGTTCGTCGCCGTGCGCGAGAACTGTGACGTCGAACTGGTCCGCGCCGAGGTCGCCTCCGGCCGCGCGATCATCCCGGCCAACGTGAACCACCCCGAGTCCGAGCCGATGGTCATCGGCCGCAGGTTCCTGGTCAAAGTCAACGCGAACATCGGCAACAGTGCCGTGACCAGCAGCATCGCGGAGGAGGTCGACAAGCTCACCTGGGCCATCACCTGGGGCGCCGACACGGTGATGGACCTCTCCACCGGTGACGACATCCACACCACCCGGGAGTGGATCCTGCGAAACTCTCCCGTCCCGATCGGGACGGTCCCCATCTACCAGGCGCTGGAGAAGGTCGACGGCCAGGCCGATCGGCTGACCTGGGAGATCTTCCGCGACACCGTCATCGAGCAGTGCGAGCAGGGCGTCGACTACATGACCATCCACGCCGGCGTACTGCTGCGCTACGTGCCGCTGACCGCGAACCGGGTCACCGGCATCGTCTCCCGTGGCGGCTCGATCATGGCCGGCTGGTGCCTGGCCCACCACGAGGAGAACTTCCTCTACATCCACTTCGACGAGCTCTGCGAGATCTTCGCCCGATACGACGTCTCCTTCAGCCTCGGCGACGGGCTCCGGCCCGGCTCTGTCGCCGACGCCAACGACGAGGCGCAGCTCTCCGAGCTGCGGACCCTGGCCGAGCTCACCACCCGCGCCTGGCAGTACGACGTCCAGGTGATGGTCGAGGGCCCCGGGCACGTGCCGCTGAACCTGGTCGAGGAGAACGTCGTACTCCAGCAGGACTTGTGCCACGGCGCACCCTTCTACACCCTCGGCCCGCTCGCCACGGACATCGCGCCCGGCTACGACCACATCACCAGCGCCATCGGCGCCGCCGCCATCGCGACGCATGGCACCGCAATGCTCTGCTACGTCACCCCCAAGGAGCATCTCGGGCTGCCGAACCGCGACGACGTCCGCGTCGGTGTGGTGACTTACAAGCTGGCCGCACATGCCGCGGACATCGCCAAGGGCCACCCTGGCGCCCGGGCGTGGGACGACGCGCTGAGCAAGGCGCGCTTCGAGTTCCGGTGGCGCGACCAGTTCGCCCTCGCCCTCGATCCGCAGACCGCGGAGTCCTATCACGACGAAACACTCCCGGCCGAGAGCGCCAAGACCGCGCACTTCTGCTCGATGTGCGGCCCGAAGTTCTGTTCAATGAAGATCTCCCAGGACGTGCGCGACCGCTTCGGCGACCCCGATCCGGACCTGGCGATGAAGCAGAAGTCAGCGGAGTTCCTTGAGCTCGGCGGCTCCGTCTACGTCCAGCCCTAA
- a CDS encoding abortive infection family protein translates to MTLSWRPDAPENFVLLAFGRCMHDVMSTAGDWTELALLTGKAKEIEGHARLLRSLYFGDDDYEGNVLDMVPVVLGRVPDPKPDPWADLGAKAAPPKPLTLRDRFPNLDTVTEYLKLPAWLQEHHPDLLEKLFWDASDVDATLPDGTVLSSAEAAAARLEVGEMRRQIERIRRDHATDPEAAVGQAKDLIETACRTILGHTGDAGKEDLPKLISRTMKHLGIDPSQVDEGGDPVEARSAKRLFGGLASVLNGAGELRNARGTGHGRSKSHLLDDALGRLTVGLVLPAVVYLIEVYEDRTNNDQAPNFVSKESRLTATHATAGTRVVHTTFGKGTIVDVVMSDGKLDTAVASIDFGREVGVKRLLLRYAPLALHP, encoded by the coding sequence GTGACCTTGTCGTGGCGACCGGACGCTCCGGAGAACTTCGTGTTGTTGGCCTTCGGGCGCTGCATGCACGACGTCATGTCTACGGCCGGCGACTGGACTGAGCTCGCGCTACTGACCGGCAAGGCAAAGGAGATCGAGGGCCACGCCCGGCTCCTGCGGTCGCTCTACTTCGGTGACGACGACTACGAGGGCAACGTGCTCGACATGGTTCCGGTCGTCTTGGGCCGCGTTCCTGACCCGAAGCCCGACCCGTGGGCGGACCTCGGGGCAAAGGCGGCGCCGCCGAAGCCGCTCACTCTGCGGGACCGGTTCCCGAACCTGGACACCGTCACCGAGTACCTGAAGTTGCCTGCCTGGTTGCAGGAGCACCACCCGGACCTTCTGGAGAAGTTGTTCTGGGACGCATCTGATGTGGATGCGACTCTCCCGGACGGCACCGTTCTCTCGTCCGCAGAAGCTGCCGCTGCGCGTCTCGAAGTTGGGGAGATGCGCCGCCAGATCGAGCGGATCCGCCGCGACCACGCGACCGACCCGGAGGCTGCTGTCGGGCAGGCGAAGGACCTCATCGAGACCGCGTGCCGCACGATCTTGGGCCACACCGGGGACGCCGGCAAGGAGGACCTGCCCAAGCTCATCTCCCGAACGATGAAGCACCTGGGCATCGACCCGTCCCAGGTCGACGAAGGCGGCGACCCGGTAGAGGCACGGTCAGCGAAGCGTCTGTTCGGCGGGTTGGCGAGCGTGCTGAACGGTGCGGGCGAGCTCCGGAACGCTCGCGGCACCGGTCACGGACGCAGCAAGTCGCACCTTCTCGACGATGCGCTTGGCCGCCTCACGGTCGGGCTGGTTCTCCCGGCAGTGGTCTACCTCATCGAGGTGTATGAGGACCGGACGAACAACGACCAGGCGCCCAACTTCGTCAGCAAGGAGTCGCGCCTGACCGCGACCCATGCGACTGCCGGGACGCGGGTAGTGCACACCACCTTCGGGAAGGGCACGATCGTCGACGTTGTGATGAGTGACGGGAAGCTCGACACGGCGGTGGCATCCATCGACTTCGGGCGCGAGGTCGGCGTGAAGCGGCTCCTGCTGCGGTATGCGCCGCTCGCGTTGCACCCGTAA
- a CDS encoding AAA family ATPase, which produces MQVAAQAARKGHHRLATDLKSVVESSRAASSPKVTSIAQPRGDLADLVIATHPEVTLKELVLPTALGSLVGRILTEQRQRKNLLDHGFEPAHRLLFEGPPGTGKTMTAAVLAHELSMPLLTIRLDSLMSKFMGETASKLRVIFEAAEQQRAVYLFDEFDALGGERSGNDVGEARRILNSFLVFLENSSSESLIIAATNHRQILDRALFRRFDMVLDYALPDPKQGAAVMRGRLGTLAKGVRWTSLASEMEGLSHADLVRAAESAAKSVILMGRTQIAVEDLRHALEARQAGSLG; this is translated from the coding sequence ATGCAGGTGGCCGCCCAAGCGGCGCGCAAGGGACATCACCGACTCGCGACCGACCTGAAGTCGGTCGTTGAGTCCTCCCGTGCCGCGTCGTCGCCGAAGGTCACCTCGATCGCGCAGCCGCGCGGCGACCTCGCGGACCTGGTCATCGCCACCCATCCAGAGGTCACGCTCAAGGAACTCGTGCTGCCCACCGCGTTGGGGTCCCTCGTCGGACGAATCCTGACGGAGCAGCGTCAGCGCAAGAATCTGCTGGATCACGGATTCGAGCCGGCCCATCGACTGCTGTTCGAAGGGCCACCCGGTACTGGCAAGACGATGACCGCTGCCGTACTCGCGCACGAGCTCTCGATGCCACTGCTGACCATCCGTCTGGACAGCCTGATGAGCAAGTTCATGGGGGAGACCGCTAGCAAGCTGCGGGTGATCTTCGAAGCGGCCGAACAACAGCGCGCGGTCTACCTGTTCGACGAGTTCGATGCGCTCGGAGGCGAGCGGAGCGGGAACGACGTCGGCGAGGCCCGCCGCATCCTGAACTCGTTCTTGGTGTTCTTGGAGAACAGCAGCAGCGAGAGCCTGATCATCGCGGCCACCAACCACCGCCAGATCCTTGACCGGGCGCTGTTCCGACGATTCGACATGGTGCTGGACTACGCGCTACCGGATCCCAAGCAAGGAGCCGCCGTCATGCGCGGACGGCTCGGCACCCTGGCCAAGGGCGTGCGCTGGACATCCTTGGCGTCAGAGATGGAAGGCCTCTCGCACGCCGACCTGGTCCGGGCTGCCGAATCCGCCGCAAAGAGCGTGATCCTCATGGGACGCACGCAGATCGCGGTCGAAGATCTGCGCCACGCATTGGAGGCCCGACAGGCGGGCAGCCTTGGCTGA
- a CDS encoding GNAT family N-acetyltransferase, whose amino-acid sequence MTDCPDVRDYGPFGNRQYVLFIDDEPVSHACVGESRYDEDDGTLEQAASLKLIWTPPDHRGHQYGRKLVVELQRLFPDIVHDGQLSSHGRKLVDELGIPHDGRTTPVSYDGAEAESKGAEAWAKWTAEYLDA is encoded by the coding sequence ATGACTGACTGCCCCGACGTCCGTGACTACGGACCGTTCGGCAACCGCCAGTACGTCCTGTTCATCGACGACGAACCGGTCAGCCACGCGTGCGTCGGTGAGAGCAGGTATGACGAGGACGACGGCACCCTCGAGCAGGCGGCGTCGCTGAAGCTCATCTGGACGCCGCCGGACCACCGCGGACACCAGTACGGACGCAAACTCGTGGTCGAACTCCAAAGGCTGTTTCCGGACATCGTCCACGATGGCCAGTTGAGCAGCCACGGGCGGAAGCTCGTCGATGAGCTCGGCATCCCCCACGACGGTCGGACCACCCCTGTGTCGTACGACGGCGCGGAAGCGGAGAGCAAGGGTGCAGAGGCTTGGGCGAAATGGACCGCTGAGTACCTCGACGCCTGA
- the istB gene encoding IS21-like element helper ATPase IstB: MATAKNTKAAASTEALKQITYLASALKAPRITEAAGRLADQARDAGWTHEDYLAAVLEREVAARNASGAHLRIRAAGFGTVKTIEDFDFDAQPGIRQQIAALASGGFLAEARNVVLLGPPGTGKTHLATALGVTAAQTGHRVLFATATDWVTRLTEAHRQGRLPQELARLRRYGLIVVDEVGYLPFEQDAANLFFQLVSSRYEHASLVLTSNLPFSSWGGVFGDQAVAAAMIDRIVHHADVLTLKGASYRLRGRGIDSLPSIRTTTAEDES, encoded by the coding sequence ATGGCCACCGCGAAGAACACCAAGGCTGCCGCGAGCACCGAAGCACTCAAGCAGATCACCTACCTGGCTTCGGCGTTAAAGGCACCCAGGATCACCGAAGCAGCAGGACGGCTTGCCGACCAAGCCCGTGACGCCGGCTGGACCCATGAGGACTACCTCGCCGCCGTCCTGGAACGCGAAGTCGCAGCCAGGAACGCTTCCGGAGCCCACCTGCGGATCCGGGCTGCCGGGTTCGGGACCGTCAAGACCATCGAGGACTTCGACTTCGACGCCCAACCCGGCATCCGGCAACAGATCGCAGCACTGGCCTCAGGCGGCTTTCTGGCCGAGGCCCGCAACGTTGTTCTGCTGGGACCGCCCGGCACCGGGAAGACCCACCTGGCCACCGCCCTGGGCGTCACCGCCGCCCAGACCGGGCATCGGGTCCTGTTCGCGACCGCCACCGACTGGGTCACCCGACTCACCGAGGCCCACCGGCAGGGACGACTGCCCCAAGAGCTCGCCCGGCTACGCCGTTACGGGCTGATTGTGGTCGACGAGGTCGGCTACCTGCCCTTCGAACAAGACGCCGCGAACCTCTTCTTCCAGCTGGTCTCATCCCGCTACGAACACGCCTCGCTCGTGCTCACCTCGAATCTGCCGTTCTCCAGCTGGGGTGGCGTGTTCGGAGACCAAGCCGTCGCCGCGGCCATGATCGACCGCATCGTCCACCACGCCGACGTCCTCACATTGAAGGGCGCCAGCTACAGGCTCCGCGGACGCGGCATCGACAGCCTCCCCAGCATCCGCACCACCACAGCAGAAGACGAGTCCTAG
- the sepX gene encoding divisome protein SepX/GlpR produces the protein MDLSGMIFIALALAWAVYLIPKALQQHDELARSRSVERFSARMRVFGGTSEPEAVAEPAAPAEPVAHPALAPVAAAGVAPVRRTSRAAARRAAARRRKVLAVLVFLLAATGLVAYLGHLPMWSPAVPAVLIVAFLVVARLTVRREQGIGRRVAVPAEAVASPIDEPVDTEDTIGVSRADLAAAADQPLADDGSLWDPLPVTLPTYVSKPRARRTVRTIELTQAQVTSSGHDPVDSKLVREAEAAKAVAKDKDESAVQTVEQRRVAGA, from the coding sequence GTGGACCTGTCCGGAATGATCTTCATCGCGCTCGCCCTCGCGTGGGCGGTCTACCTCATCCCCAAGGCGCTGCAGCAGCACGACGAACTGGCTCGATCGCGCTCGGTCGAGCGGTTCTCCGCGCGGATGCGTGTGTTCGGCGGCACGTCGGAGCCGGAGGCCGTCGCCGAGCCGGCGGCCCCCGCCGAGCCGGTGGCGCATCCTGCCCTCGCCCCGGTCGCGGCTGCCGGGGTGGCCCCGGTCCGCCGTACCAGTCGGGCCGCTGCCCGTCGCGCTGCGGCCCGCCGCCGCAAGGTGCTCGCCGTGCTCGTGTTCCTGCTGGCTGCGACCGGGCTGGTCGCCTACCTCGGGCACCTCCCCATGTGGAGCCCTGCGGTCCCGGCGGTCCTGATCGTTGCGTTCCTGGTAGTCGCGCGGCTCACCGTGCGGCGCGAGCAGGGCATCGGGCGGCGCGTCGCTGTCCCGGCCGAGGCGGTGGCTTCCCCGATCGACGAGCCGGTCGACACCGAGGACACCATCGGCGTCTCACGGGCTGACCTGGCTGCCGCGGCCGACCAGCCGCTGGCTGACGACGGATCGCTGTGGGACCCGTTGCCGGTGACGCTGCCGACCTACGTCTCGAAGCCGCGGGCCCGTCGTACGGTTCGCACCATCGAGCTCACCCAGGCCCAGGTGACGTCCTCCGGCCACGACCCGGTCGACTCCAAGCTCGTCCGTGAGGCCGAGGCCGCGAAGGCTGTCGCGAAGGACAAGGACGAGTCCGCAGTGCAGACCGTTGAGCAGCGTCGAGTCGCCGGCGCCTGA
- a CDS encoding S8 family peptidase, whose product MENRSTDEEFRRPGRGDPKIRPVESRAGHGRGRLDELTTALDAAEQARSEVLTEEELRALGTVITLEGADAEYPLAIERLERMSRHRTTAKRPQWLLLSVRLAQPDIDLPERAMVWVSDQYRAQFLKIFEDYLQRSSPAGNPRNNELVANIARIRQTVLADLWQSDGQPPATGKHWWEIWLRPTADGPELLRRYAQTTELNHSPRVLRLIDRSVMWIEATWTQLEALPFTAVPVAEIRSPEFVDTIEDLSIEEQEEYLDDLLERLEPADEIAPAVCHLDTGVARTHVLLADSLAEPDLHTVLGVSGFDQEGHGTKMAGIALFGNLETTLAGSGAVVLRHRLESVRIMPHNGEPQHDRITYGDVTAQAVAVPETVSKRDRVFCMPISVKADNAEVPGQPTLWSATVDALAVGAEVVRNGDELELLSAPDPARARLLVVSAGNTDKSVADHLDLSDLSAVLDPGQAWNALTVGAHTELISAPTDPAYTGWEVLADEGELSPYSRTSLLFGTTPWPIKPDIVMEGGNVLYDGGSLFEPGLPALSTRTTGHVNNLALTSAHATSAATAQASRLAALAMATYPEYWPETIRALLVHGAEWTPAMRAALNEASKQGKKAQQAMLRRYGWGVPTEDRVLYSTDQAVTLVVQDEFLPFEGDDFKIPTFRLHDLPWPTQVLQDLGDLQVDLRVTLSYFIEPTASRRGWRRRYRYPSHQLRFEVQDPLESELQFVQRVNRDARTEEAGGRPDGGQVKWLVGAYQRNLGSLHQDVWPTSGVELAQSGKLAVFPVGGWWKNNNAKARVDQPVRYALVISLKTSAQGIDLYTPIANTLKIPTAITVE is encoded by the coding sequence GTGGAGAACAGATCCACTGACGAAGAGTTCCGACGCCCCGGCCGCGGCGACCCCAAGATCCGTCCCGTCGAGAGCCGCGCCGGACACGGCCGAGGACGTCTCGACGAACTCACCACAGCCCTTGACGCCGCCGAACAGGCACGTTCCGAGGTACTCACCGAAGAAGAGCTACGCGCCCTCGGGACGGTGATCACCCTCGAGGGAGCCGACGCCGAATACCCGCTAGCGATCGAACGCCTGGAGCGAATGTCCCGGCACCGCACCACGGCAAAACGTCCCCAGTGGCTCCTCCTCTCGGTGCGCCTCGCCCAGCCCGACATCGACCTACCCGAACGTGCCATGGTCTGGGTCAGCGACCAGTACCGCGCCCAGTTCCTGAAGATCTTCGAGGACTACCTCCAGCGCTCGAGCCCCGCCGGGAACCCGCGAAACAACGAACTCGTGGCGAACATCGCCCGCATCCGACAGACCGTCCTCGCAGACCTCTGGCAGTCCGACGGCCAACCTCCCGCAACCGGAAAGCACTGGTGGGAGATCTGGCTTCGACCCACCGCCGACGGCCCGGAACTCCTGAGACGTTACGCCCAGACCACTGAACTCAATCACTCACCACGAGTACTGCGCCTAATCGACCGCAGCGTCATGTGGATCGAAGCCACCTGGACCCAGCTCGAAGCGCTCCCGTTCACCGCCGTTCCGGTAGCGGAGATCCGGAGCCCGGAGTTTGTCGACACCATCGAGGACCTGTCCATCGAGGAGCAGGAGGAATACCTCGACGACCTGCTCGAACGGCTCGAGCCCGCCGACGAGATCGCACCCGCGGTCTGTCATCTCGACACCGGGGTGGCCCGGACGCACGTGCTGTTGGCCGACTCGCTCGCCGAACCGGATCTGCACACCGTCCTGGGCGTCAGCGGATTCGACCAGGAGGGCCACGGCACGAAGATGGCCGGCATCGCCCTGTTCGGCAACCTCGAAACCACTCTTGCCGGTTCTGGGGCCGTGGTCCTTCGACACCGCCTGGAGTCGGTCAGGATCATGCCGCACAACGGTGAACCGCAACACGATCGGATCACCTACGGCGACGTGACAGCCCAGGCTGTGGCGGTACCCGAAACCGTCTCGAAGCGGGACCGCGTGTTCTGCATGCCGATCAGCGTGAAGGCCGACAACGCAGAGGTACCGGGTCAACCGACACTCTGGTCGGCCACCGTGGACGCCCTCGCCGTCGGCGCCGAAGTTGTCCGCAACGGCGACGAACTCGAACTGCTCTCAGCCCCAGATCCCGCGCGCGCGCGGCTGCTGGTGGTCTCAGCGGGGAACACCGACAAGAGCGTCGCCGACCACCTCGACCTGTCTGACCTCTCAGCAGTCCTGGATCCCGGCCAGGCCTGGAACGCCCTCACGGTCGGCGCCCACACCGAGCTCATCTCCGCGCCGACTGACCCCGCGTACACCGGCTGGGAAGTTCTCGCCGACGAAGGCGAGCTGTCCCCGTACAGCCGCACCTCATTGCTGTTCGGGACCACACCCTGGCCGATCAAGCCCGACATCGTGATGGAGGGCGGCAACGTTCTGTACGACGGGGGCTCCTTGTTCGAACCGGGCCTGCCAGCTCTCTCGACGAGAACCACCGGCCATGTCAACAACCTGGCACTGACGTCGGCACACGCGACGAGCGCGGCGACCGCCCAAGCCTCGCGCCTGGCTGCGCTTGCGATGGCTACCTATCCGGAGTACTGGCCCGAGACCATCCGCGCACTCCTCGTCCACGGAGCCGAGTGGACTCCCGCGATGCGTGCCGCGCTGAACGAAGCAAGCAAGCAGGGAAAGAAGGCCCAGCAGGCCATGCTGCGCCGCTACGGCTGGGGAGTTCCGACCGAAGACCGGGTCCTTTACTCGACCGACCAGGCAGTCACTTTGGTCGTCCAGGACGAGTTCCTCCCGTTCGAAGGCGACGACTTCAAGATCCCCACTTTCCGGCTCCACGACCTGCCCTGGCCGACCCAGGTTCTTCAAGACCTCGGAGACCTCCAGGTGGACCTTCGGGTCACGCTCTCCTACTTCATCGAGCCCACAGCGTCGCGCCGCGGATGGCGACGCCGTTACCGTTACCCGTCGCACCAGTTGAGGTTCGAGGTCCAGGATCCACTTGAGTCAGAGTTGCAATTCGTCCAGCGAGTGAACCGCGACGCTCGCACCGAAGAGGCCGGCGGGCGCCCCGACGGGGGACAAGTCAAGTGGCTTGTCGGTGCCTACCAGCGCAACCTCGGGTCACTGCACCAAGACGTCTGGCCCACGTCGGGTGTCGAGCTAGCCCAATCAGGCAAACTCGCCGTCTTCCCAGTCGGTGGCTGGTGGAAGAACAACAATGCTAAGGCCAGAGTCGATCAGCCTGTCCGCTACGCACTGGTGATCTCGCTGAAGACCAGCGCCCAGGGCATTGACCTCTACACCCCGATCGCGAACACCCTCAAGATCCCGACCGCGATCACCGTCGAATAG
- a CDS encoding site-specific integrase: protein MGSLDMACTAIRHVHRMHELPDPVASETVRQVRLGLRRTYGTAPRQLARPLSTEDIRQIVGHIDRTTAPGVRDAAIILLGYASAMRRSEIIGLDLLDIREEPDGVLVTIRKSKTDQEGHGQIVAVARGKHPTTDPVAAMAAWRKLRGHQPGPLFTRFYRSQISLQALAGESISRILRKRAYAAGLDAARITAHSLRAGHATTAALGGVPLARIAAQTRHKDMSVLVNRYIRPLEALASTSSRDLGL, encoded by the coding sequence ATGGGCAGCCTGGACATGGCCTGCACCGCGATCCGGCACGTCCACCGGATGCACGAGCTGCCCGACCCGGTCGCCTCCGAGACCGTGCGCCAGGTCCGCCTCGGACTGCGCCGAACCTACGGCACCGCACCCCGACAACTCGCCCGACCGCTATCCACCGAGGACATTCGCCAGATCGTCGGCCACATCGACCGCACCACCGCGCCTGGTGTCCGCGACGCCGCGATCATCCTGCTCGGCTACGCCTCCGCCATGCGCCGCTCCGAGATCATCGGACTCGACCTGCTCGACATCCGCGAAGAACCAGACGGAGTCCTGGTCACCATCCGTAAGTCGAAGACCGACCAAGAAGGCCACGGCCAGATCGTCGCGGTGGCCCGCGGCAAGCACCCCACCACCGATCCGGTCGCGGCGATGGCTGCCTGGCGCAAGCTCCGCGGCCACCAGCCCGGACCGCTGTTCACCCGCTTCTACCGCAGCCAGATCAGCCTCCAGGCGCTCGCCGGAGAATCGATCTCCCGGATACTGCGCAAGCGCGCCTACGCAGCCGGCCTCGACGCCGCACGCATCACCGCCCACTCCCTGCGCGCCGGACACGCCACCACCGCCGCCCTCGGCGGCGTCCCGCTCGCCCGGATCGCCGCCCAGACCCGGCACAAAGACATGTCGGTGCTCGTCAACCGGTACATCCGACCACTCGAAGCCCTCGCCTCCACTTCGAGCCGCGATCTGGGTCTATGA
- the istA gene encoding IS21 family transposase: protein MITLEDWALIRRLAAEGVPKARIAARLGISRTTVIKAVNSEAPPRYERTPKASSFAVFEPRVRELLEVTPDMPATVLAERVGWTGSIRWFSENVKRLRPEHRPVDPADRLVWAPGDAAQCDLWFPPRRIPLEDGTTKLLPVLVITAAHSRFITAKMIPTRKTEDLLLGSWELIQQLGRVPRRLIWDNEPGIGRGHRRAEGVEQFMGTLATKLVLLPPRDPESKGLVERRNGWFETSFMPGRTFGSPVDFNDQFGDWLLKANARTVRTIKASPVDLVEADRAAMLPLPPIPLHLGWRNRIRLGRDYYVRLDTNDYSVDPTLIGRLVDVSADLEHVRVHAEGRLVTEHTRIWARGATVTDPAHVETAAWLRKRFQQPRPVSAATTGDDLLRDLSDYDRAFGLLGNDEGAMS, encoded by the coding sequence GTGATCACTTTGGAGGACTGGGCGCTGATCAGGAGGCTGGCTGCTGAGGGGGTGCCGAAGGCACGGATCGCGGCACGGTTGGGGATCTCGCGGACCACGGTCATCAAGGCGGTGAACTCTGAGGCGCCGCCCCGCTATGAGCGGACGCCGAAGGCGTCGTCGTTCGCGGTGTTCGAGCCGCGGGTGCGGGAGTTGCTCGAGGTGACGCCGGATATGCCTGCCACGGTGTTGGCCGAGCGGGTCGGCTGGACGGGATCGATCCGCTGGTTCTCCGAGAACGTGAAGCGGCTGCGTCCCGAGCATCGGCCGGTGGATCCGGCGGATCGGCTCGTCTGGGCGCCGGGTGATGCGGCGCAGTGTGATCTGTGGTTCCCGCCGAGGCGGATCCCGCTGGAGGACGGCACCACCAAGCTGTTGCCGGTGCTGGTGATCACCGCCGCGCACTCGAGGTTCATCACCGCGAAGATGATCCCTACCCGCAAGACTGAGGACCTGCTGCTGGGTTCGTGGGAGTTGATCCAGCAACTGGGACGGGTGCCACGACGCCTGATCTGGGACAACGAGCCTGGCATCGGCCGCGGACACCGCCGCGCCGAAGGCGTCGAGCAGTTCATGGGCACCTTGGCCACCAAGCTGGTCTTGCTGCCGCCCAGGGATCCGGAATCCAAGGGATTGGTGGAACGCCGCAATGGCTGGTTCGAGACCTCCTTCATGCCCGGACGCACCTTCGGCTCCCCGGTCGACTTCAACGACCAGTTCGGCGACTGGCTGCTGAAGGCGAACGCGCGGACGGTGCGCACCATCAAGGCATCCCCGGTTGATCTGGTCGAGGCCGACCGGGCCGCGATGCTGCCGCTGCCACCAATCCCGTTGCATCTGGGTTGGCGCAACCGGATCCGACTGGGCCGCGACTACTACGTGCGTCTGGACACCAACGACTACTCCGTGGACCCGACCCTGATCGGCCGCCTCGTCGACGTGTCCGCCGACCTGGAGCACGTCCGGGTCCACGCCGAGGGACGGCTGGTCACCGAGCACACCCGAATCTGGGCCAGGGGCGCTACCGTCACCGACCCCGCCCATGTCGAGACCGCTGCCTGGCTGCGCAAACGGTTCCAGCAACCACGCCCAGTCAGTGCAGCGACAACTGGCGATGACCTTCTGCGCGATCTGAGTGACTACGACCGCGCCTTCGGTCTGCTCGGCAACGACGAGGGAGCGATGAGCTGA